From Catharus ustulatus isolate bCatUst1 chromosome 6, bCatUst1.pri.v2, whole genome shotgun sequence, a single genomic window includes:
- the CLBA1 gene encoding uncharacterized protein CLBA1, with product MQNLSVVESLADTDISHCEPPKDLAAEAGGVSLGGSDCNCNERTSNEEIVNLEAMQQSLPVMNSKGRSCEGFSESSFSTSEPSGSWGDFEGFQEPLDKPEFSCNLEVLVKSAKASGGDASSGGCSISAAQVCAEPSLCPGMQEASGSLNEEDHSYEEIFKLGFPGVFVPQSRECIRSLEQVLDANNEDIWTPELLKNQFCMDSGNVWRALRDFDNSPSLRHPWSKSHCQENLLSVLGIDANQKDVSENQADIFEEANVKDNEDFRFDGFSVNDCKALIQTKLSVSPDSRHGHLFSCNLFLKTTSSNESTQCITIPRKKQIFAAHNLKMKFFSSDVC from the exons ATGCAGAACTTGTCGGTGGTAGAAAGTCTTGCTGATACAGACATATCACACTGTGAGCCTCCCAAAGACCTGGCAGCTGAGGCAGGTGGCGTGTCTCTCGGTGGAAGTGACTGTAACTGCAATGAAAGAACGAGTAATGAAGAAATTGTTAATCTTGAAGCAATGCAGCAAAGCCTCCCTGTAATGAACAGCAAAGGGAGAAGTTGTGAGGGGTTTTCTGAGAGCAGCTTTAGTACCTCAGAACCCAGTGGCTCCTGGGGTGATTTTGAAGGCTTCCAGGAGCCCTTAGACAAACCAGAATTCAGTTGTAACCTTGAAGTTTTGGTGAAGTCAGCGAAAGCTTCTGGAGGCGATGCAAGCAGCGGAGgctgcagcatttctgctgcccaggtgtgtgctgagccATCCCTGTGCCCGGGGATGCAGGAGGCTTCGGGCTCTCTGAATGAG gAAGACCACAGCTATGAGGAGATATTTAAGTTGGGCTTTCCAGGAGTCTTTGTGCCACAGTCCAGAGAGTGCATAAGAAGCTTAGAACAAGTTCTTGATGCAAATAATGAAGATATTTGGACTCCTGAACTTTTGAAGAATCAATTTTG CATGGATTCTGGAAATGTGTGGAGAGCACTCAGAGACTTTGATAATTCCCCCAGTTTAAGACATCCCTGGAGTAAATCTCATTGCCAAGAAAACCTCTTGAGTGTTCTCGGAATAGATGCAAATCAAAAG GATGTTTCAGAGAACCAGGCTGATATTTTTGAGGAAGCAAATGTCAAAGATAATGAGGACTTTAGATTTGATGGATTCAGTGTTAATGACTGCAAAGCATTGATCCAGACCAAG cTTTCTGTGTCACCAGACTCCAGACATGGTCACCTTTTCAGCTGTAACCTCTTTTTGAAGACCACGTCATCAAATGAAAGCACACAGTGTATAACAATCCCAAGGAAGAAGCAGATTTTTGCTGCACACaacctaaaaatgaaatttttcagtAGTGATGTTTGTTGA